Proteins from a single region of Primulina tabacum isolate GXHZ01 chromosome 5, ASM2559414v2, whole genome shotgun sequence:
- the LOC142545359 gene encoding LOW QUALITY PROTEIN: phospholipase D beta 1-like (The sequence of the model RefSeq protein was modified relative to this genomic sequence to represent the inferred CDS: deleted 2 bases in 1 codon), translated as MAHLTYSDSMSESSQHGQGVQPVPFKTSTGSLKVLLMHGNLDIWVKEAKNLPNMDLFHKSLGDMFGRLSGRFMSKVEGAMPNKITSDPYVTIAISNAVVGRTFVISNNENPVWTQHFYVPVAHYGAEVHFVVKDSDVVGSQIIGAVGIPAEQLFLGARIEGTYPILGENGKPCNPGAVLSLSIQYIPMERVPLYHGGVGSDLSYQGVPGTYFPLRRGGTVTLYQDAHANDATLPSLWLADGRLYQHGHCWRDIYDAIRQARRLVYITGWSVYHLVELVRDDPNVKNSTLGQLLKDKSQEGVRVLLLVWDDPTSTSILGYKTDGVMNTSDEETRRYFKHSSVQVLLCPRSAGKGSWAKKQETGTIYTHHQKSVIVDVDAGNYRRKIMAFVGGLDLCKGRYDTQQHPVFSTLQTVHKDDYHNPNFAGPAVGCPREPWHDLHCRIDGPAAYDVLKNFKERWDIASKRHVIQKMKASHDDSLLQLERIPDILGIDEASCLSLNDQEIWHTQIFRSIDSNSVEGFPKDPKEASQRNLVCGKNVLIDMSIHTAYVKAIRAAQHFIYIENQYFVGSSFNWSNYKDLGANNLIPMEIALKIANKIRARERFSVYIIVPMWPEGVPTSTPTQRILFWQYNTMQMMYETIYKALQEVGLDRDYEPQDYLNFFCLGNREAGDNGSISDTKASSNSPQVLTRKNRRFMIYVHSKGMIVDDEYVIIGSANINQRSLEGTRDSEIAMGAYQPNYTWANRHANPHGQIYGYRMSLWAEHTGTLEPCFEQPESLECARRVRWMGEHNWKQFAANENSEMRGHLLKYPVEVDRMGKVKPLPGCETFPYGWQDNRDFHRNSRKSHDLMNYQYDVKPL; from the exons ATGGCCCACTTAACTTATTCTGATTCAATGTCCGAGAGCTCACAGCATGGCCAAGGTGTACAACCTGTGCCTTTTAAGACCTCTACAGGGTCACTTAAGGTGTTATTGATGCATGGGAATTTGGATATTTGGGTGAAGGAGGCGAAGAATCTTCCAAACATGGATTTATTTCACAAGAGCCTAGGTGATATGTTTGGGAGATTATCTGGAAGGTTCATGAGCAAAGTTGAAGGAGCCATGCCCAATAAGATAACCAGTGACCCTTATGTTACAATTGCAATATCTAATGCTGTAGTTGGTAGGACTTTTGTGATTAGCAACAATGAGAACCCCGTCTGGACGCAGCATTTTTACGTTCCAGTAGCACATTACGGAGCTGAGGTACACTTTGTGGTTAAAGATAGTGATGTCGTGGGATCTCAGATAATTGGAGCTGTTGGAATCCCTGCAGAACAGCTATTCTTAGGAGCGAGAATCGAGGGTACTTATCCGATACTAGGGGAAAACGGGAAGCCATGCAATCCAGGGGCTGTTCTGAGTCTATCAATTCAATATATACCAATGGAGAGGGTACCCCTTTACCACGGTGGAGTGGGATCAGATCTCTCATATCAGGGTGTGCCTGGTACTTATTTTCCACTCAGGAGAGGAGGAACGGTCACTCTGTATCAAGATGCTCATGCAAATGATGCTACTCTTCCTAGTTTGTGGTTGGCTGATGGTAGGCTTTATCAACATGGACATTGTTGGCGTGATATTTATGATGCAATTCGCCAGGCTCGTCGCCTAGTATACATCACAGGGTGGTCTGTTTACCACTTAGTTGAACTTGTGAGGGATGATCCTAATGTGAAAAATAGCACTTTGGGCCAGCTTTTGAAAGACAAGTCTCAAGAAGGCGTGAGGGTACTGCTCCTTGTATGGGATGATCCTACTTCTACGAGCATATTGGGCTATAAAACT GATGGTGTAATGAATACAAGCGATGAAGAAACACGTCGTTATTTCAAGCATTCATCTGTGCAAGTGCTATTGTGTCCAAGATCAGCAGGAAAAGGTAGCTGGGCAAAAAAGCAG GAAACAGGAACAATATACACTCATCATCAAAAAAGTGTTATAGTAGATGTCGATGCTGGTAATTATAGGAGAAAGATCATGGCATTTGTTGGAGGCCTTGACCTATGCAAAGGAAGATACGATACCCAACAACACCCGGTCTTTAGCACATTGCAAACAGTTCACAAGGATGATTATCATAATCCCAATTTTGCG GGGCCTGCTGTTGGTTGTCCAAGAGAGCCATGGCACGATTTGCACTGCAGAATTGATGGTCCAGCTGCATATGATGTCTTAAAAAACTTTAAGGAGCGTTGGGACATCGCCTCAAAGCGTCATGTGATTCAAAAAATGAAAGCTTCACATGATGACTCCTTACTACAGCTTGAAAGAATTCCAGACATATTGGGAATCGACGAGGCTTCCTGCCTAAGTTTAAATGATCAAGAGATATGGCACACTCAG ATTTTTCGTTCAATAGACTCTAACTCCGTTGAAGGTTTCCCCAAGGATCCAAAAGAGGCTTCACAGAGG AACTTGGTATGTGGGAAGAATGTACTGATAGACATGAGCATACACACAGCTTATGTAAAAGCAATACGCGCGGCACAACATTTCATATACATTGAGAACCAGTACTTCGTTGGATCATCTTTCAATTGGTCTAATTATAAGGACCTAG GTGCAAATAATTTAATTCCTATGGAAATTGCTCTCAAGATTGCAAACAAAATTAGAGCAAGGGAGAGATTTTCTGTGTACATTATTGTCCCAATGTGGCCGGAAGGAGTTCCTACCAGTACTCCAACTCAAAGGATTCTTTTTTGGCAG TATAATACGATGCAAATGATGTATGAAACCATCTACAAAGCTTTACAAGAGGTGGGGCTCGACAGAGATTACGAACCCCAggattatttgaatttcttctGTCTCGGCAATCGTGAAGCAGGAGACAATGGAAGCATCTCGGACACAAAAGCATCTTCAAATTCTCCACaa GTGCTAACTCGGAAAAACAGACGTTTCATGATCTATGTCCACTCAAAGGGAATGATAGTTGACGATGAGTATGTGATAATTGGTTCTGCTAACATCAATCAACGATCTTTAGAAGGCACGAGGGACAGTGAAATCGCAATGGGTGCATACCAGCCAAATTATACTTGGGCAAACCGACATGCTAATCCTCACGGACAG ATTTATGGGTACCGGATGTCACTCTGGGCTGAACACACGGGTACTTTAGAGCCATGCTTTGAGCAACCAGAGAGCTTGGAATGTGCTCGACGCGTAAGATGGATGGGTGAGCATAACTGGAAACAGTTTGCAGCTAATGAAAATAGTGAAATGAGAGGACATCTACTGAAATATCCAGTTGAGGTTGATAGAATGGGGAAAGTTAAGCCTCTTCCTGGCTGCGAGACATTCCCC TATGGGTGGCAAGATAATCGGGACTTTCACCGGAATTCAAGAAAATCTCACGATTTGATGAATTACCAGTATGATGTGAAGCCTTTGTGA
- the LOC142545361 gene encoding cyclic nucleotide-gated ion channel 18-like: MNNLNLRFVPLTNPTSLIGHRHQAPWRRILDPSGEIVNQWNHIFLLTSLIALFIDPLFFYLLGFTNNCLSTDYALGGFVVFTRCMVDLFSALHIVMKFRTAYIAPNSRVFGRGDLVRDPYKIAVRYLTGDFAIDLAAALPLPQLVVWGVMPLTRSKTTAHVNHAVSLVIIVQYLPRLIVIFPLNWRIIKNTGVVAKTTWSGAAYNLVLYLLASHVIGAVWYLMSVERTFSCWKQQCRMENMDLPCSINYLDCTDEGPERDLWLNYTQVFKKCNAKSKAADFDFGMFADSLNDQVASADFFDKYFYCLWWGLRSLSSYGQNLESSTYVSETMFSSLICLLGLVLFSLLIGNMQTYLQSTTARLEEWRVKRRDTEEWMRHRQLPPELQAKVRRFVQYNWLSTRGANEEVILRSLPLDLRREIQKHLCLALVRRVPFFSQMDEQLLDAICEHLVSSLNTKDTYIVREGDPVKEMLFIIRGKLESSTTNGGRSGFFNSITLKPGDFCGEELLTWALLPASNANFPDSTRTVKSITEVEAFALRAEDLRFVANQFKRLHSKKLQHAFRFYSHQWRSWGACIIQAAWRRFRRRKLTEELSQNESLYYIQRSDEEDEQFDEDDKSVSNNIDSNAQQLGATILASKFAANTKKGTIQKVRFVEPGESSLRMPKLFKPDEPDF, from the exons ATGAACAACCTCAATCTCCGCTTTGTGCCCCTGACCAACCCCACCTCCCTTATCGGCCATCGCCACCAAGCACCGTGGCGCCGGATTCTAGATCCTAGCGGCGAGATCGTCAATCAATGGAACCACATCTTCCTTTTGACCTCTCTCATTGCGCTTTTCATCGATCCCCTCTTCTTCTACCTGCTCGGATTCACTAACAATTGTCTATCCACAGATTATGCTCTGGGTGGATTCGTTGTCTTCACGCGCTGCATGGTGGATCTATTCTCTGCTCTGCACATTGTGATGAAATTCCGCACAGCTTATATCGCACCAAATTCGAGGGTGTTTGGGAGGGGAGATTTGGTTAGGGATCCATACAAGATTGCTGTTCGTTATTTGACAGGAGATTTCGCTATTGATCTTGCAGCTGCTCTTCCACTCCCTCAA CTTGTTGTTTGGGGTGTGATGCCATTAACCCGATCAAAAACTACTGCTCATGTTAATCACGCAGTCTCTTTAGTCATCATCGTTCAGTACCTCCCACGACTTATCGTAATTTTCCCGTTGAATTGGCGGATAATAAAAAACACTGGTGTTGTGGCAAAGACTACCTGGTCAGGAGCAGCTTACAACCtcgttctgtacttgttagcaagTCAT GTAATAGGAGCTGTATGGTACTTGATGTCTGTTGAACGCACTTTTTCATGCTGGAAGCAGCAATGTCGTATGGAAAACATGGATCTCCCGTGTTCAATTAATTATCTTGATTGTACAGATGAAGGCCCAGAACGTGATCTTTGGTTGAACTACACCCAGGTCTTCAAGAAGTGTAATGCCAAGAGTAAAGCAGCAGATTTTGATTTTGGAATGTTTGCTGATTCTTTAAATGATCAAGTTGCTTCAGCAGATTTCTTCGACAAATACTTCTACTGTCTTTGGTGGGGTTTGAGAAGTCTAAG TTCATATGGCCAAAATCTGGAATCAAGTACTTATGTGTCTGAAACAATGTTCAGCAGTCTAATATGTCTTCTGGGCTTAGTTCTCTTTTCACTGCTCATAGGAAACATGCAG ACCTATCTGCAATCTACAACAGCAAGACTCGAAGAGTGGAGAGTCAAAAGAAGAGATACTGAAGAATGGATGAGGCACAGGCAACTACCTCCTGAACTGCAAGCTAAAGTGCGTCGGTTCGTTCAATATAATTGGTTGTCCACAAGAGGAGCAAATGAAGAAGTCATTCTACGATCATTACCATTAGACCTAAGACGAGAAATTCAGAAGCATCTTTGTCTTGCCCTTGTTCGTCGT GTCCCTTTCTTCTCACAAATGGATGAACAACTTTTAGATGCAATATGTGAACACCTAGTTTCATCTCTAAACACGAAAGACACCTACATTGTTCGTGAAGGCGATCCGGTAAAAGAGATGCTTTTCATAATTCGTGGGAAGCTTGAGAGCTCTACCACCAATGGCGGGCGTTCAGGGTTCTTCAATTCCATTACCTTGAAACCGGGGGATTTTTGTGGTGAAGAATTGCTAACCTGGGCTTTACTTCCTGCTTCAAATGCAAACTTTCCAGATTCTACTCGGACAGTCAAATCAATTACTGAAGTAGAAGCCTTCGCACTTCGTGCAGAAGATCTCAGATTCGTAGCAAATCAGTTTAAACGTCTTCACAGCAAGAAGTTACAACATGCATttagattttattctcaccAATGGAGAAGTTGGGGAGCTTGCATAATACAAGCGGCATGGAGAAGGTTTAGGAGAAGGAAACTTACAGAGGAACTGTCACAAAACGAAAGCTTGTACTACATTCAAAGGTCGGATGAAGAAGATGAACAATTCGATGAAGACGACAAAAGTGTGTCTAACAATATAGACAGCAATGCACAACAACTAGGAGCGACCATACTTGCCTCGAAATTTGCTGCAAACACGAAGAAAGGGACCATTCAAAAAGTTCGCTTTGTCGAACCTGGGGAATCCAGTTTAAGAATGCCAAAGCTTTTTAAACCAGACGAGCCTGATTTCTAA